In Glycine max cultivar Williams 82 chromosome 15, Glycine_max_v4.0, whole genome shotgun sequence, the DNA window gaataaaAGACAACAGATATTAGAAGCGAAAatatagaaagaaaagagaataaCAGATAAGCCTCCATTCCCGCGTTCTAATCTTTCAGCCCCAAATACCTCATCCATAACATTGATACTCTTTTGCTCTCAGTACTGCACCTTAGTACCCAGAGAAAAACTAATGATTTCACTACGACCCTATAACACATGTCTTGAAACAACAAAGTTTCTCTTCAACCCTTCAAAGCTTGGAATCTCTACACAAACATGCTTGATAGCACCAAGGAAGACATCACGTAGAATACAAGTGAAATGCAGTGGTGCAGAAAACAAGGGTGAGAGACGAACGTTTTTGACACTGGAAGAAGCTGGTTTGGTTGAGATATCAGGTTTGAGCACACATGAACGCTTTCTATGCCGTTTAACGGTACGTACCTCTCTTCTCATAACAACcgacatttttaattaattgacaatgtaAAACATTTCTAACTAGttcacaatataaaaaaatttacattaacataacataattattaaactcTTATTTGTCTGTTTATACTATAGATATCGTCCCTGAACTTGCTAAGAGTGATATCAGAGCAAGAAGGATGTCCAATTGAGGAGCTCAATGCTGCCAAGATATGTGATTGGTTCCTCAAAGATAAGCTCAAAAGAGAACAGAACTTAGGCTCTGCGGTTCTTCAGTGGGATGATTCAGAGTTCcaattttaattatctatttaatacttttttctttctaagtCATGAGTTTTTTGGGATTATGTTTATCGAGAAAGGGGTGACACTTTTTTTCGGTATTCGATTCTAAAATTCTTATCGTATATGATTCGGATTGTTGATGCTGCTCAGGTTCCCTTTTTAGAGTATTTTCTCCTCTTCATAGGTATTGAATTAATTACAACTGTTGTAATTTGAAGGACCTTTCCTGGTTTCATGCCATTGGGTTTCCAAAATCTAATCAGTCCTGTCAAGGTTTCTTACTTTCTTTAGCATTAAATTACTGAACATGAATGCacccaaaaagaaaaactttactAAATGCATATAAAGTTATACTCTGTAgggatattttaattgaaaaatgttaACAATACAACACACACTCTTttgaatatatgttttattttataaaagatattGTGGTTGGGCAAGATGTCACTCATACGGTTCTAAAATTCTAAATGGAGAGGATTCAGAGGAGAGAGGACCCGGGTTCACTTTATTGTTGTTTAGTAATATGATACACTTGCTAATAGGCTCAAACGTATCTTGCCTGGAAtagtttttgaaaatcaaagtgCCTTTTCCCCAATAGACTCGTCACTCGTAATGCTTGAATAGCTTGAGTATTTCCCGAGGAAATCAACATAAGCATATCATATTACTCAAGAACATTAGAGaatccaaataaatttattattaattttaatttaaaaaaaattaaaatgacaataaacatttatttttctctctctttactAATAGCCAAATCTAACTGCTTATTCTCTCATTTTCCACCGTCTAAAGCTGAAAGTCAATTTGGAAATGTCAATTGCTTGGTACTTATCTTGTTGCGCATACCCCGCCAATCAATATAAATGATTTCTCACGTCACTAGACGCTATTCCTCACACCAAtcgtgtgtttttttttttttttttaaggcaatCACGTTTTCAAACATACACagcaaattttataataaataagttgtaTAATTATGAGgggaaagaataagaaaaaaatagaaatataaaatataatagaaaacaTATTATCATATGaattattattgtataaataaCAATACTCTTATGACATTAACGCACCCATCCCCGTCTGctaatttattgtaataatgTAACCACGCGTGTacaagtatttttgtttttgtcttaaCCTTTCCACTGATCAGGAGAAAAAGATTCTAATTTGATGGGGGtggtaattaaaattttaccaaGAATAATGTACATGTATCACATGAGAGACGGTGATTGTACCAATATTATGgatgtaaaataaattgaattagaCATCTCTTTTAAGTCGATTAAGATTAATCAATGGCCTTTTAAGTCCATTTAAGGATACGctgtagacaaaaaaaaaaaaaacaaagaattgtATCCGTAATTTATTTCTTACCTTATGTTTTTATGCTAAACtaacaatattttctttaagaatttcaaaaattaagtaaaatttgaaatagaaatatataaaagaaaataataccgTTGTTAATTAATAGAGAAGTTATGTGTTTTAATAAAGAACCAACTATAATGAAAagcactattattattatttgaaatagaaaatttattttgtgatatattaataacttaaagaattttttattaaaaactacaaaataagAGTTTAAAAGTTACGGAATAAGTTATAAAGGTGAAATTACATaaactaattattaatttgatatattattttaaaacttgcaATTGACAATTTTACATTTAACCTTACtccttaaattaaatatatttttttaaaaaagtgataAATATGAAATGTTTAACACAAGAAGAGtcaaaaactttaataaaaaggtaaatcaaactaaacaagGAAACATGCACTAAAAGACattgatattttcatttaaaacaatttatatgTATAAAGAATTCACTAAAAACATAATCACCCACccttataaaaaatcaaaattgaatatataaaaatggaaaaataagaaaaggacaaaaataaaaagttgggATGTGAAAGCACGAAATGGGTAGCATTTGAATACGAAGACTAAGAATCCGCGGACTTGAGTTGTTAGAATTAGTTAAGTTTTCCCACCATGAACACCCCAACTGTGGGACCCGACACTCAACCTTTTTgataaaccaaaaacaaaacctttgtatttttctttactATATATTTGTTCCATTCCGTGCGCGGTGAATGGTGATCTTATTGTATTTGAGACTTGAGTTGGAAGTCATGGCGATTGGTAATGAGAATCAGCCACAACAATCTGAAGGCAAAGTGTGGAATTTGTTCAAGCTTCCCTTTCGCCATTCAACTTCAACTCCTCACAATCACAATCAAGTTTCCACCTCCAATTCTgtttcttcctttgccaaatcGCTCCTCCCCTCACCACGTCGTCTTAAGCTTGATCCTTCCAACAAGCTCTACTTCCCTTGTATGCTTCCCTCTTCTTCCAATTCTTCTTTTATCCAGTCTTCTATCTTTCACTGTACTACTTTGCATCTGCTGGGATATGATTATATATGATCCAATTTTATTTGTGGCTTTTACTTGTTTCGTTTCATGTTGGAGAATAATTCTGAGTATAGATTTGATTTTGGATCAATTTTGACATGTTTGATTATACATGGGGAAGAGTTCATAATTGATTTTGGATCCAGAACTGGTTCTGAGTTAAAGCAATTTTGAGTTACTTTTGTGTTCGATCCAAAATTTTGCATTGAATTTTACTTCTAACTTGCatccaaatataaattatatcacttcaaaattaattttaaccattatGCATtgtcaatgtaatttttttatttatttacattatcAACTAatcaaaaacatgattttttagataattattttaaaagtcaacaagCTTATTATATATAGAATTTATAATTGGATCACATTGTAAAATTGTTTTACTAATAgactattttctctttttgtttttggataATGATAAGCACCTTCTTTTAGTAACTATATACCCTCCTAATGCATCCTTGTATTAATTACTAGTAAtctataagaaaaattattatataaatgcaTATGATTGCTTGAAAGTCTCATCCTTTCTTGTCATGTGTAGATGAGCCGGGCAAGCAGGGTAGGAGTGCCATCAGGATTAAAAACACCAGCAAATCCAACGTAGCTTTCAAGGTATACTCAAACAAACATATCCACCTCGTTATCTATGCCTTTgttttgcatattcatgttacTGAGGCACTTTCAACCAAGGGTCTATTATGTTGAACATTACTTTGTCACAGTTTTTGCAAGAGAGCAATTCATCTGTacaaatgaatgaatgaattttcattttttggtctctGATTCTGAACCAGTACTGAACTTAACTGTCTAttttaataatacttatttgttattctctatcttttttaataatacttatttGTTATTCTCTATCTTTTTGTGTGTATTTAGTTTCAAACAAATGCACCCAAGAGTTGTTTCATGCGCCCTCCTGGGGGCATTCTGGCACCGGGCGAGAGTATAATTGCAACTGGTAAAAATTAATGTCTCATTTCTTCATGTTCCTTTGTGTGGACCATAAGATTGTTTATAATGCCAAGTTATCTCACTAGTCTGTATTTGGTTTGCTAGTGTTCAAGTTTATAGAACATCCATTGAATAATGAAAAGCCAGAAAAAACTggactcaaattcaaaatcacgAGCTTGAAGGTCAAAGGACCAATTGATTATGTCCCTGAAATGGTTAGTTATTTCATCTTCAATACAAGCTTACGGTTGTCTCAATTTGTTTCTCTCTCCCCTGTCTCGAACACAATCAAAATAAGTTCTGTTGTATTTGCTTGGTTTTTGTCTTCATATATCAACCACTAAGTGTCCCCAATTTTCTGCTTTTCTTTGAAGTATTGATGGTGCTGTCACCTTGCAGAATCTTATTTAGCATTGTTTTGAATCATGGGCGTATGTTTTTCCTGTAAACAGTTTGATGAGCTGAAGGATCAAGTAACAGTGGAGCAGATTTTGCAGGTTGTTTTTCTTGATCCAGAGCGTAACTGTCCTGTAAGTGCTGAATTTTTAAGTTTTCATTTGTACTTTGTGGCAATATTCGTGCATGTTAATTGTTACCTTTTGCTTGTCCCTATCTATTCTCTCTTACTATCTTAGTGCCTATAGGttcaattaaaatgtaaataaactaTTCCAAACGCATTCGCTCAAGTATTTGTTGCTTAACAGTTTATTTTATCTGAAGGGGCTCCTTGTTTGGTTTGGCAGTTTGGGTAAGGTGAAAATGAGTAAATTTACCATTATACCCATAAGTAGACAAGTAAAACCATTATCTTTAATATTCAAACTTAGGATAATTAGGTCAGTACAATCCTCAAATTCTGAGCATTTTCTTTACCTTCTGAATCCTCTCATTATTGGACGGGAGGAAAAAATGGGAGGAGATGGATTTTGACTTTCTTATCACCCTCCCCTTAcctcctttctctttttttcaacCAAACATACTATTTTTGAGACATTAAGTACTTTTCTTTgttaaaaagtattttcttattttgatgtACATGTTTGTAAGCTTGCTACTCATAATATATACATTATCTAATTGCCTACGTATGATTGTATTATTAAGGCTTTGGAAAAACTGAAGCTTCAGCTGGTTGAGGCTGATGCTGCTGTTGAGGCACGTAAGAGAGCCCCAGAAGATGCAGGTCCTAAGATTCTCGGAGAAGGGCTCGTCGTAGATGAATGGGTGAGTATGTTTACTTAGTTTTTTATTGGAAAAGTTTCCTTGTAAATTGTAATATGTCACTTTTTTGACAAATGCTTCACGTCTTCATCTACATCTCTGATTTTGTTTCCAGAAAGAGAGGAGGGAAAGATACCTGGCCAAACAGCAGGGTGAAGTGGTAGTGGACTCTATATAGCTAAGTTTTGAGTAGGAAATTGTGTTACTGCGGGAAGGTGACTTTAGGgaaacaattatatttaatcGCAACGTTTGGCTTAGCGAAAATTAAAGTGGTGAATGACTAGCGTGAAGTGTTCTTTTGAGAAACTTATGATTGGATGAGAACATCCTCTATTATGTACATAAGTGTCAGTGTCATTGCATTTGGGTTTCCTGGAATGATATTTTGATGGATTGATGTAAAATGGTAGTTTTTGTAAGATGGATGATTTGCTGTCATGGCATGGTTTCATGGTAAACTTCAATTGTTGAGATTTTCATCCAGAAAAAGGGTTGATCTTTAGCATGGTGTGAAACTCTGAAATGTGAATGTAAGTAGAAAAGTTATATATTACCTCTCATCCTTTTTTATAGAAACTTTTTAGAATGTCTGtctgtcttaatttttttttacaaatctcCATTCAAATTATGTActacattaattatttcttttacaaaaacaCTTGTAAGTATAGATGGATTCTGCACCTAAAAAAAGTACAGATGGATTAGTTAATTAGATAGAAGGATATAAGGATTTAAGAGAGAGAAATCTCGAtggtaatacttttttttacagcCTCGATGGTAATACTATAgatatatatcaattattaacaaatttaatgttgctaactaaattaactaaatTCTTCAATTCTATAAAGTGCTTAAAAGGATTATGTATGTAGAAACATGTTTCTGTCGTGtatctaattaaattaagataCATAATGAAAATTTCATTGCACTGTGGGGTTGTCTCAAATGTCAAAAGTATTTTTGTCAGAAAACATATTTCTAAAAAGTGGGGGGTTTTAATAGCAATTTGGAGTGTCAATATCAATGCCATATTTACTGCTCAAATTCTTCATTTAGCCCAAAATGTAAAACTAGGCAGAAAAGgtattgctaggtgcacccaaaaatattgttggtgcacccagcaattaggGTGAATAGACAAAATTGTCCTtggctttattttaaataaaaaaaggcacATCCAGCACCCCACTTCTTTCGCTTTgtcttcttctccttcctcgCGCATCTCCTTCTTCCGCCATTTCCTTCCTCGCGTAACTCCTTCTTCCTGCGTTTTTGGAGCTGCATTTGTGTGGTTGGACTCCACTGTCGAGGTTAGTTCCCTTTCTCACCTAGTAATGAcatttttcattgaattttggtTGTAGGGTAGACGACATTGAGGTTAGAAAAGATACGATTTTGTGGAATATGAATAGGTTCAACACAtatggaagaacttcttccgtatgTGTTGTTGAGTTGTTAACGTGcatacggaagaagttcttccgaatgaacatttgaattttttttaataatttagttaatttttttaaaatttaattgtatttgtttgttttgtattaaaaataggtatgttttgttttttaatgaaaatagtatatattaggtaacatttttgtttttgatgtttaaTATATTTGCATCAAAATAGAAATTAGGGTTAGTGGCTAGGGTTTATTTAAGGGTGCCTAGGACTGACTGTATGGTTAGGGCGTAGGGCGTAGGGCGTAGGGCTTAGGGGGTAAAGGAGTGTTTATGTTAGTGTTAGGGTTGAGCGTATGGGTTAGTTCAGATGTTAgggtttaatatatatgatgGTATGTAGTTAGGGTTGgttgttagggtttagtttagcTGTTATGGGGTGGCATTGGGGTTTGGTGTGGGGCTTAGGGTTTAATATATGTTGTGGTATGTTGTTGGTAGGTAGTTTTAGAAATGGTAGATATGTAAAGGGGTAGGGTTTGTGGTTAGGATTTATTCTAGTGCCAAGGGTTGAGCTTGGGGTTTTGGGTTAGGGTTTATTTTAGTGGTTATGGTTGAGCTAATGGTTTAGTTTAGTCGTTAGGGTTTAATATTTATGTTGGTATGTTATTGAGAGTTTTAGAAATGGTAGATATGTAGGGgtagggttagtggttagggtttattCTAGTGGCTAGGGTTGAGCTTTAAGCTTATTTTAGTTGTTAGgttgtattttatttgttagggtttaggtgtagggttaggttttaatatatgtgtgtgtgtgtgtgtgtgtgtgtgtgtgtgtgtgattaggATTTAGGTTAGGGGTTAGTTTAGATGTTAGGGGTTAGCTTAGGGTTTAATGTCTAGGGTTTAACTTATGTAGTACATAGGCGGTAGCGTTTAGGGTTTATATTGTAGGGTTGATGAGTTAGGGTTATgtaggtttaaatatatatgaatattgaatttgaccaaaaaaattacatgttcatcatgatttgcagatcatggttagaactAGAGTTTTAGGTCGTGCATTAGGTAGGGGTATAGGTAGAGCTCGGGGTGGACAGGATGAACATCATGCAAATGATGTTCTCTGGCGACGTAGGCCTACCGCATCCATCCGTAGGCAACGGGTACATGTTTCTGTTGCTAATGACGTTGCTGATATGACTGAGGAAGTTCCTCAAATGACCAAGGATGTTCCTCCGATTACTATGGACGTACTTGGTCCTGGTGTAGAGGGCTTAACTAGTGATGTTGCTGCGAGATCAGTTGCTGATGATGCTGAGGGATTGCCAGGTGG includes these proteins:
- the LOC100783932 gene encoding uncharacterized protein is translated as MISLRPYNTCLETTKFLFNPSKLGISTQTCLIAPRKTSRRIQVKCSGAENKGERRTFLTLEEAGLVEISGLSTHERFLCRLTISSLNLLRVISEQEGCPIEELNAAKICDWFLKDKLKREQNLGSAVLQWDDSEFQF
- the LOC100786563 gene encoding vesicle-associated protein 4-2 — protein: MVILLYLRLELEVMAIGNENQPQQSEGKVWNLFKLPFRHSTSTPHNHNQVSTSNSVSSFAKSLLPSPRRLKLDPSNKLYFPYEPGKQGRSAIRIKNTSKSNVAFKFQTNAPKSCFMRPPGGILAPGESIIATVFKFIEHPLNNEKPEKTGLKFKITSLKVKGPIDYVPEMFDELKDQVTVEQILQVVFLDPERNCPALEKLKLQLVEADAAVEARKRAPEDAGPKILGEGLVVDEWKERRERYLAKQQGEVVVDSI